The genomic interval CGCGCTTGTCGAAGCGCGCGATGCCGTCGTTGACCGCGCCGCGCCAGCGCTCGTGCTGCTGCCCGTCCGCGAAGACGCAGATGGGCTGCCAGGTGGTGATCGGCGTCAGCGGGTGGTCCGGGGCGATCCGGCCCTCGCGCGCCTCGCGCCAGAGCCGGGAGTCCCGCGAGAACCGCGAGGGGGTGCGCGCGACGTCGAGGTTCTCGCGGTAGCCGAGCACCAGCCAGGCGGGCACGTCGCCGTGCAGCAGGACGGGCGCCACCTGGCCGTGCTTCTCGCGCAGCCGCTCGTACAGCCCCATGGGGTCGGCCTCGGCCTCCGGTCCGTAGAGCCGGGTGACACCGCCCGGGCCGTGGGCGGGGCACTGCGGGGGAGGCACGGCCATGGAGTCGGCGCGGGAGTGTTCGGGGGGGAGGGTCACTGAGGCTCCGGGGAGGCGGTCGTGAGGGTGTACAGATAGCGCATGAGGGTCAGCAGGGTGTCGCGGCAGGAGCCGCGGTCCCGGGCGTCGCAGTCGACCATGGGCACGGAGTCCTCCAGGTCCATCGCCGCGCGGAGCTCCGCCATGGGGTAGGTGGGGGAGCCGGGGAAGCGGTTGACGCCCACGACGAACGGGACGCCGCGCTCCTCCAGGCGGCCGATCACGTCGTAGCTCACCTCCAGCCGGCGGGTGTCGAGCAGCACCACCGCGCCGAGCGCCCCTTCGAAGAGGCCGTTCCACAGGAACCAGAAGCGCTCCTGGCCGGGGGTGCCGAAGAGGTACAGCACCAGCTGCTCGTTGATGCTGATCCGGCCGAAGTCCATGGCCACGGTGGTCTCGGTCTTGTGCTCGACCCCGGCCAGGTCGTCCACGCCGACACCGGCCTGGGTCATGGTCTCCTCGGTGGTCAGCGGCCTGATC from Streptomyces albireticuli carries:
- a CDS encoding GTP-binding protein — protein: MDYRSSDPYASPYGPDTPAGPRREDVLPASATAAVKVVIVGGFGVGKTTLVGAVSEIRPLTTEETMTQAGVGVDDLAGVEHKTETTVAMDFGRISINEQLVLYLFGTPGQERFWFLWNGLFEGALGAVVLLDTRRLEVSYDVIGRLEERGVPFVVGVNRFPGSPTYPMAELRAAMDLEDSVPMVDCDARDRGSCRDTLLTLMRYLYTLTTASPEPQ